The genomic segment ATGATTTAATGCAATTATCTGGTTCAATTGTTGCTTTAGTCACGCCGTTTGATAAAAAATATCGCCTTGATTTAGAAGGTTTAAAACAAAACATCCAATATCAATTAGCAAACAAGACGAATGGTTTTGTACCATGTGGAACAACTGGCGAATC from the candidate division WOR-3 bacterium genome contains:
- a CDS encoding dihydrodipicolinate synthase family protein, yielding MQLSGSIVALVTPFDKKYRLDLEGLKQNIQYQLANKTNGFVPCGTTGES